The Sporosarcina ureae genomic sequence CGATCATTTGCAACTCCTGCATAAAGATGTCAAATCTATCGAATATAAAGTGTCCAATGAAAAGATGGGTTTTGCGCGCTTCCGTCCTTTCCCATTCTGGAAACGTGTAGAAGAGTCATTTGTAGCGAGTGATTTAATCTATGAACGTGAAGATGATGAAAAGAAAAAATAATACGCTGTTTCAATTACAATTCGTTGTGAAGGAAAGTGGATTGCTTCGTGAATTTTTAGCGCAGCATGAAATTTCCAAAACGACGTTAACGGCTATTAAATATCGCGGTGGCGAGATCTTGGTGAATGGACAGTCTCAAAACGTGCGTCATAAGTTGCAACCTGGTGATCAAGTCACTGTATTATTCCCTCCGGAACAAGTGAGTGATGGATTGATTCCACAAGAGGGCGCGTTATCCATTTTATATGAAGATGAAACCCTTTTGATGCTTGATAAACCAGCTGGACAGAGCACGATCCCTTCTCGCAATCATCCTTCTGGAACGCTTGCGAATTTTGTCTGTGGAAAATTTGAAACAGAAGGTATTCTATCAACTGCTCATATGGTGACGCGTCTTGATACAGATACATCGGGTATTATTTGTGTGGCAAAAAACCGCCATATTCACCATCTATTAAGCAAACAAATGGCGCAAGATTTGTTTCAACGTCAATATACTGCATTCTCGGAAGGTATAATTACTACGCCATTCTTGACTATCGAACAACCGATTGGTAGAAAAGATGGCAGTATTATTGAGAGAATTGTGCGGGAGGATGGACAGTATTCAAAAACCGATGTGTCCGTAAAAGCGCATTATCGTAATGAAGCAGACTGTTTCTCCGTTATAGACTTGACGTTGCATACAGGCCGTACGCATCAAATTCGTGTGCACATGCAATGGCTTGGTCATCCACTCATAGGTGATGATTTATACGATGCGAATCCAGACGTATTCCCACGCCAAGCATTGCATTGTTCTAGCGTCAGTTTACTTCATCCGATAACGAAAGAGAGAATGCACTTTACTAGTCCGTTGCCGGAAGATATGCAATACTATTTACGGCAAAGTCAGCAAGTGTGCGGATTCTCTCAACAGCAACCACTCTGTTAATATAAAGCAGTACTCACGTTGTATAGAAACTTACTAGTACGTGTTAGCGTACCGTATGTACAGAAGGGAAGGTGTGAAATCATGACTACTCAACCAGAACAAATGAAAAGTGAGATCGTTTTGGATGCAGTGAAGTTGCGAGAATTGCTGAGCAACGAGGACATTCATTCGTTCAGAAAAGAATATTTGGTACTTCATCCGTATGATCGAGCGACTTTTTATGAAGAAGTTGGTGCAGAGCTTCGGGAATTGATGTATTTTTATTTATCGCCAAAAGAACTTGCGGAAATATTTGAAACAAGTGAAATTGAAGAAGATGAATATGAAGAGTTCCTTGAGGAGATGGACGCGACATATGCCGCAGAGATGATTTCATACATGTTTGTGGATAATGCGGTAGATGTCCTGAAAGAACTAGATAAAAAGAAAGTCGTTAGCTATCTAACATTGATGGATAAAGAAGCAGCGATTCAAATTAAAGCATTACTACACTATGAAGAATATACAGCTGGTTCGATCATGACGACGGAATTCGTGACGGTTTCCGAAAATTCCACTGTTCGTTCCGCTATGACAATTTTACGTAGTGAAGCACCAAGTGCTGAGACGATTTACTATATTTTCGTTGTGGATGACTACCAGCGCTTAACTGGAGTCGTTTCATTACGAGACTTGATTATTGCCGATGAAGATACATTAATTCGCGCCATTATGAGTGATCGTCTCGTCAGCGTATCCGTTTCCGACGACCAAGAAGACGTTGCCCGAACGATTCAAGATTATAACTTCCTAGCTGTTCCAGTTGTCGACTTCCAGCAACATATTTTAGGGATTATTACAGTTGATGACATTATTGACGTTATCGATGAAGAAGCATCGGATGATTATTCTAAACTTGCCGGTGTCTCGACAATGGATACATTTGATAAAAACCCATTTTCTGCTGCCAAAAAACGGATTCCATGGCTACTGATTTTATTGGTTCTTGGAATGTTAACGGCGAACTTAATTGATTTATTTACTGAAACGATTTCTCAAGTTGCTTTATTAGCCGCATTTATCCCCTTGATCGCCGGAACAGCCGGAAATAGTGGAACCCAGTCTCTTGCTGTTGCGGTTCGTGGTATCGCAACACGTGATATTGAAGATGAAAGTAAATTGAAGTTATTGATACGAGAAGCGGGTACTGGAATTATTACAGGTGTGATTTGCGCAATATTTGTCGTTTTATTAATTTTTATCTGGAAACATGAACTGGTGATCGCTTTATTAGTAGGAGCAGCAATGATGGTTTCGATTTTCGTTGCAACGATTTCGGGATCATTTATTCCGCTATTTATGCATAAACTGAAAGTAGACCCGGCTGTGGCCTCAGGACCATTTATTACTACTCTTAACGACGTTATCAGTGTCGTCATTTATCTAG encodes the following:
- a CDS encoding RluA family pseudouridine synthase; its protein translation is MNVKMMKRKNNTLFQLQFVVKESGLLREFLAQHEISKTTLTAIKYRGGEILVNGQSQNVRHKLQPGDQVTVLFPPEQVSDGLIPQEGALSILYEDETLLMLDKPAGQSTIPSRNHPSGTLANFVCGKFETEGILSTAHMVTRLDTDTSGIICVAKNRHIHHLLSKQMAQDLFQRQYTAFSEGIITTPFLTIEQPIGRKDGSIIERIVREDGQYSKTDVSVKAHYRNEADCFSVIDLTLHTGRTHQIRVHMQWLGHPLIGDDLYDANPDVFPRQALHCSSVSLLHPITKERMHFTSPLPEDMQYYLRQSQQVCGFSQQQPLC
- the mgtE gene encoding magnesium transporter, with the protein product MTTQPEQMKSEIVLDAVKLRELLSNEDIHSFRKEYLVLHPYDRATFYEEVGAELRELMYFYLSPKELAEIFETSEIEEDEYEEFLEEMDATYAAEMISYMFVDNAVDVLKELDKKKVVSYLTLMDKEAAIQIKALLHYEEYTAGSIMTTEFVTVSENSTVRSAMTILRSEAPSAETIYYIFVVDDYQRLTGVVSLRDLIIADEDTLIRAIMSDRLVSVSVSDDQEDVARTIQDYNFLAVPVVDFQQHILGIITVDDIIDVIDEEASDDYSKLAGVSTMDTFDKNPFSAAKKRIPWLLILLVLGMLTANLIDLFTETISQVALLAAFIPLIAGTAGNSGTQSLAVAVRGIATRDIEDESKLKLLIREAGTGIITGVICAIFVVLLIFIWKHELVIALLVGAAMMVSIFVATISGSFIPLFMHKLKVDPAVASGPFITTLNDVISVVIYLGLATVFLSSL